GAACCGGGCAGTTCTTCTTGCATGGTTCGACGGTCGACGGGGAATGTGACTGCACCAGCGCCCACTTCGACCACTTCCAGTTTTCTGCGACCGTCAGGGGCACTACGGATTTCAGCCACGCCCGCTTCGACGAGAAGGCGATCTTCACGTCCAGCACGTTCGGGGACCGTGTCTGGTTCGACGGCGCGTCGTTTGCTGGCTTTGCGGACTTTAGCGATACCAGATTCACCGCCAAAGCGACCTTCGAGGATACCGAGTTCCTCGTCGACCCAACCTTCGACGCGACTCGGTTTGCGGTCGATCCGAATCTCCGTGCCGCGGACTTCTCGGTGGCAGACGCGATCGACTTTGCCGACCGACGCAGCCAGATGGTTCTCGCGCACCCCGAAACGCTGCAAAACGAGGGTGTGACCATTCCGCTGGAGCGCGTGACGGACACCGCATCCATTCCTGCGGCCGTTTCGAAGCTGGCCACCGACAAGCACTCGAATACAGAGCTGGTCGTCGACGCACTGTCCGATTTCGACCAGCAATCCTGGTACGACTTCTGTCGTCATCCCCTTCGAACAGCACGCACGGCCGTCGCCCGTCTCCCCGACCCAGACAGCGCTGTGCTCGTCTTCGGTATCTCTATCAATGCCACCGCGGACGGAGCCGCATTACTCCATTCGGCTCGAGTCGCCGGAGTGTACTGTCGGACTGACGACGAAATTGTCTTCGGCCACCTCGACCCGGCCCTCGATGACGTCGACTATCTCTTGCCAATTCCGGCCAGCGACGCGGCCTTCGAATCTGGCGCCGCAGTCGCAACGTCAACTGAACTCCACGAGGCAGCGCTTCGCAACGAGATGTTCCGGGCAGTCGTGTTGCGGAAACAGTCGACCGATGGACCGCCAGTACACCAGATGGTCCTCCCTGTACTCATCGGCGCTGAGGAGTTCGCGTAGGCGGCCGTCGTGGTCCTGTGTGGCCTCCTGGTCGGCGCGCTGTCCCTGCCTGGCGACCAACGGGTCGACCGGACCACGGAGAGTCCCCTCAGAGTACCGGGTCACGCTCTCGGCGAACGAGACCCGCGAGAACGCCACCTTCTACGTCCCGCTCCGCAGGTCGACGGTGAGTCCCCGCTCGGCGAGCAGTTCGGCGAGAGCGCCCGACACGACCGGTACGTCCCGGCGATCGGGGGCTCCGAGGGAGACCCGCCGCCAGTGAGCTTCACGTACGACATCGTCGAGACCGAACACGGGCGGACGCTGGCCATCTCGGCCGAGCGCATCGAGGTCTCGCGCGTGTACTCCCGCGAGGTGCAAAAGGAGACGATGGGGTGCGCGAACGGACTCCACGCGAGGAGGACGACCCGTCGGACCCGGCGACGGGCGTCCAGCACGACGGGAGTTTCACCGTCACCGTCGCGCTCGGGTCGAACGGGTCCATCGAGACGGGGACCCCCATCGTGACCGAACCGCTGCTCGAACCCCGATATGGGCAGCGAGACGTCGAATGCCAGTCCGGCCAGTCGGACAGACACCGGTGCTACGAGTGCGAGAGCCGGGTGTACACGGCCTGCGAGCGTCCGCCGAACGCGACGGTCTACCTCGGGACGGAGGCCGACGGACGGAACGAGTGGTTCTCCGGGGGCTGGACCGGCAACGAGTATCGCCAGCGGACCGCCGTCGAACGCCGCGGACCGGGCACGGGCTGGTACCGGACGGCTGGCGAGCTCGAGGTCGGGAACGGACGCGACCGGACTAGCCGGAAAGCGAGGCCGCGGACTCGTTGGTCGCCGTCTCGGTCGGTTCCTCGGTGGGTTCGTCAGTCGGGTCGTCCGTGGGTTCCTCGTCGGGCGTGTCCGCGGACCCGCCGTCGGTCGACTGGCCGCCGACGAGGAACTCCAGTAAGTTCCCGACGAACACCTCGTTGTCGGCGTCGTACACCTCGTTGTTGAAGAAGAAGTTCGAGTCCGCGACGAACACCATGCTGCCGTTACGAGCGGCGGTCACGTAGGTCCCCTCGCGGCGCGTCTCGAGGGTCCGTGTCCCCTCGGCGGCGGTCAGCAGCGTCTTCGTCTCGTCGGGGTTCCGGACGATGACCTGGCCGGCGGTGTCGAAGGTGACGGTGTCGACGCCGCGCAGCAGGCGCCCGCTCCCCGGCGGGGACGCGTAGATACTCTTGAAGTTGTTGTCGTTGGCGTCGTCGTCGAGGTTGTACAGCGCCTCGGAGCCGACCCGGAAGCCGTAGGCCCGGGCGAGTTCCGTCGGGCCGAACGACTCCTGGCGGGCCGACGAGAAGAGCCCGCCGCTGGAGCGGACCTGCGTCGGTTCGGCGAGGACGACCACGCGGCCGCCGTCGTCGATGAAGTCCTTCACGGCATCGCGTTCCGCCGGTTTGAACGCTCCCTGGGGGTTGATGACGAGGAGCGCATCGTGGCGCGCAAGCGTCTCGTCGTACTGGTCGCCGCCCTTCCCCTTCGAGAAGTTCAGCTCGTGGCCCGCCCTGAAGAGCGCGTCGCCGACGGGTTCGAGGTCCTCCTCGGAGAACCCGTTGCTGTGGCGCGTGTCGACGAGTATCGACTTCGACTCGGCGTCCGTCTCGACCGTTATCTCGCCGTCTTCGGGGTCCGCCGGGTCGGCGATGGCGCCGGGCTGGAAGTGCGAGGGTGACTGGCCCTGGACGGCCTCGCTCGTGTCACCGCCCACGTCGGCCCCGACGAAGCCGAGTATGGCAGAACCCGCGAGCAGGACGGTCACGACGACGATGAACGTGGCGACCAGCGTGACGACCCGGCCCTCAACCATCGGCCGTCACCTCCAGGGTCGTCGTGTTGCCACGTGGGACGCCCCAGACGGCCCAGTACTGCACCGGCTGGACGAACTGCCCCTGGTCCCGGGCGGTCCGGTTGACGTAGACGATGTCGCCGTCGACGCGTTCGACCTCGTTTTGCAGGACGATGACCGTCACGTCGGGACTGGCGCCGTCGTAGACGACGCCGTAGTTGTCGCCCTGGATCTCGTCGGACAGGGCGGCTGCGCGCTGGATGGCGGTGCCGCTGTCGCCGATGCGGTCGGCGAAGCCGTTCTCGACGGCGGTGGCACCGAGATACACGTCTGCGTTCTCGACTTCCTCGCGCGAGACCGTCAGGTCCTCGCCCCGGTGGCGCATGACCGTCCCGACGAAGGCGCTCTGGAGGGTCTCGATGTCCGAACGGATCTGGTCACGCGACACCTGTGCCTTGTCGGGCCCGGACCGGACGAGCGCCTCGCCCTGTTGCTCGGCGTCCTCGATGAGGCTCAGCGGCGCGGAGACGATGACGCCGACGCTCCCGACGGTCGAACTCGGTTTGACGATTATCTCGTCGGCTGGGGCGATGCCGTAGTACCCGCCCGAAGCCGCGACGCCCTCGACGTAGGCGACGACCGGCATCTCGCGTGCGGTCCGGTTGACGGCGAGATAGAACTCCTCGCTCGAGTCGACCGGGCCGCCGGAGCTGTCGATACTGAGGACCACGGCGGCGATGGACTCGTTCTGTCTGGCCTCGCGCAGCGCGTCCTGGACGGCGTTGACGTTCGCGTCGTTGGTCGACCCCCGCACCGAGATGACCGCGACTTGCTTTTGCTCCGGTCCGGAGGGCTGGACGGCCGTGATGAGGGCCGGCGCGGCGGTCGCGACGACGACGATGGCGGCAGTGACGACGACGATATAGGAGGCAACGGTCGCCGGCGTTGCTCTGTCGGCAATACCCATGGCTCTCCTTATGGCGTGAGGGCCCTAAAAGTTCGTCAACATATCGCACTCTCGCCCGGGTATCGGGAGGGGACGGTCGGGCGGGCCGAGTCCAGCGCCCCGTCTCACCCGAACAGCCGGTCGAGCAGGCTCCGCTGGCGGTGCTTCTCGGCCAGCAGCACCGAACAGTCCACGTCGTCGACCACGTCCAGCACGAGCGACCCGGAGACGAGCCGTCGCAACAGGCCCTCCTCGGTCGCCCCGATGAGGAGCATGGTCGCGTCCCCGGCGGCACGCTCGATGGCGTCCTCGACGTCGCCCGTCTCGGGCCGGAGCGTCGCGTCGGTCAGGTCGTGTTCGGCCACCCAGGACTCGAGGAAGGCCCGGGCATCGGCCTCGTCGTCGGCGACGTTCAGCACGGTCACCTCGGAGTCGTACTCGGCTTGGAGCATCCGGGCGATGCCGGCCGAGAGGTCCGAGTCCGGGCCGCCGGCGGTCGGCAGGAGGATGCGCGAGGGGTCGAACCCGCGGTCTTTCAGGACGAGGAAGTCACAGGGGACCGTCTGGGTGAGGTCGTCCATCGCCGACTCGACGCGGCCGGGCGACCCGTGGGCGTCCGAGCCCCAGCCCATCACCACGAGGTCGGCGTCGTGGGTCCGTGCAGCGTCGAAGATCTCCTCGAAGGAGCGATGCGAGAGGATGGTGTGGGTCTCGACGTCGACGCCGAACGTCTCGGCGTCCTCGCGGGCGCTCTCGAGGAGGTGGGCCGAGGTCTCGTCGATCTCGTCGGCCCGCTCGGCCGCGCTGGCAAGCGCCGTCTGGTCGGGGACGGTGATGATGTGCGTCGCGACCACGGTGCCCCCGCGCTGTTTCGCGACGGCGCTGGCGAGCGTGATGAGCTCTTTCTCGTGGGCGGGGTTCGCGAGCGGGACCATCACCCGGTACTTGCCGCCGTCCGGCTGGACCCCGGCGGCGGCGCTGACCGCCGCATCCGGGAACTCGCTCGCCTGCGAGAGGACGTGCTGCGAGAGGATGCCCTCTTTCTCCGTCCGCGAGCGGGCGTACGCGACGTACCAGACGATGGCCGCCGCGCTGATGCCGAAGGTGAGCAGGAGGGCGCTGGACTCGACGAAAGCGAGCAGGGCAAACGAGAGGATCGCGCCCAGGATGGGCAACAGCGGGAACAGCGGGACGATGAAGTCCGGCTGGTACTCCTCGGGGGCGACGTAGCGCATCACGATGAGCGCCAGGTTCAACAGGCCGTATATGACCAGGTGCAGGCCCGACGCCGCGCCCGACAGCAGCGTCAGGTCGCCGACGACGATAAAGAGGAGGATGAGCGCCCCGGTGATGGCGATGGCGCGGTACGGCGTCCCGAAGCGAGGGTGGATCTCGTTGAGCGCGGGCGTGACGATCCGGTCCCGGCCCATCGCGAAGTTGATGCGCGAGGACGCCAGGATGGAGGCGTTCGCGCTTGAGGCGGTCGCCAGGAGGCCGCCAAAGAGCAGCGCCCCGCCCATCAGCGCGCCCTGGAGGTACTGGCCGACCTCGACGACGGCGATGGGGTTCTCCTGCCCGCTCGTGATGACGTCGGCGATGAAGCCCTGCGGGACCGCGGCGCTCATGATGACCAGCACCAGCGCGTAGATGACCGTCACGATGACGACGCTCCCGATGACCGCCCGCGGGAGGTTCTTGCCGGGCTCTTTGATCTCCTCGGCGACGCTCGTGATCTGGACGAAGCCGAGATACGAGACGAAGATGAGCCCCGTCGTCTCCAGCGTCGAGACGACGCTGCTCGGTGCCGGGAGGTTGCCCGGCTCGGCCCGGAACGTCCCGAGAAGCGTAAACACCGCGAGGATGACGACCAGCAGGACGACGATGATGTTCTGCAGGCGGCCGGTCTCCTTCGCGCCGACGTAGTTGACGACGATGAACAGGGCCGCGCCCACGAGCGCGGCGATCTTGACCATCGAGATGGAGACTGGGCCGAGCGCGAGCGTCCCGCCGATGCCGAAGATGCGAGCGATGTAGCGGCCGAACCCGACCATGTAGAACGCGCTGGCGAAGGCCAGCCCGAGCCAGTTGGCCCACCCGGCGACCGAGCCAAAGAGCGGGCCGAGCGCGTGGTTGACGTAGTAGTACGCCCCGCCGGATTTCGGCATGGCCGTCCCCAGTTCGCTGGCCGACAGTGCCGTGAACATCGCGATGACGCCGCCGAGCACGAACGCCACCGACGCCAGCGACCCGGCCTTCAGGATGGCCTCGCCGGGCAGGACGAAGATGCCCGCGCCGATCATCGTCCCGACCCCGATGGTCAGTGCCGCCAGCGGGCCGAGGTCCTTCGCGAGTTCCTCGTCACCCATCGTCGGCCCCCGACTCCGTACCGTCGGTCGCGGCGTGCTCGGTGTCCGGCAACACGACCACCGGGCGATCGTTCTCGGTGATGAGGCCGAGCGCGACGTCGCCCGTGATGAGGCGGACGAAGCGGTTGCCCCCACGTGGT
The DNA window shown above is from Haloarcula halobia and carries:
- a CDS encoding DUF4350 domain-containing protein, with translation MVEGRVVTLVATFIVVVTVLLAGSAILGFVGADVGGDTSEAVQGQSPSHFQPGAIADPADPEDGEITVETDAESKSILVDTRHSNGFSEEDLEPVGDALFRAGHELNFSKGKGGDQYDETLARHDALLVINPQGAFKPAERDAVKDFIDDGGRVVVLAEPTQVRSSGGLFSSARQESFGPTELARAYGFRVGSEALYNLDDDANDNNFKSIYASPPGSGRLLRGVDTVTFDTAGQVIVRNPDETKTLLTAAEGTRTLETRREGTYVTAARNGSMVFVADSNFFFNNEVYDADNEVFVGNLLEFLVGGQSTDGGSADTPDEEPTDDPTDEPTEEPTETATNESAASLSG
- a CDS encoding S49 family peptidase: MGIADRATPATVASYIVVVTAAIVVVATAAPALITAVQPSGPEQKQVAVISVRGSTNDANVNAVQDALREARQNESIAAVVLSIDSSGGPVDSSEEFYLAVNRTAREMPVVAYVEGVAASGGYYGIAPADEIIVKPSSTVGSVGVIVSAPLSLIEDAEQQGEALVRSGPDKAQVSRDQIRSDIETLQSAFVGTVMRHRGEDLTVSREEVENADVYLGATAVENGFADRIGDSGTAIQRAAALSDEIQGDNYGVVYDGASPDVTVIVLQNEVERVDGDIVYVNRTARDQGQFVQPVQYWAVWGVPRGNTTTLEVTADG
- a CDS encoding amino acid permease — translated: MGDEELAKDLGPLAALTIGVGTMIGAGIFVLPGEAILKAGSLASVAFVLGGVIAMFTALSASELGTAMPKSGGAYYYVNHALGPLFGSVAGWANWLGLAFASAFYMVGFGRYIARIFGIGGTLALGPVSISMVKIAALVGAALFIVVNYVGAKETGRLQNIIVVLLVVILAVFTLLGTFRAEPGNLPAPSSVVSTLETTGLIFVSYLGFVQITSVAEEIKEPGKNLPRAVIGSVVIVTVIYALVLVIMSAAVPQGFIADVITSGQENPIAVVEVGQYLQGALMGGALLFGGLLATASSANASILASSRINFAMGRDRIVTPALNEIHPRFGTPYRAIAITGALILLFIVVGDLTLLSGAASGLHLVIYGLLNLALIVMRYVAPEEYQPDFIVPLFPLLPILGAILSFALLAFVESSALLLTFGISAAAIVWYVAYARSRTEKEGILSQHVLSQASEFPDAAVSAAAGVQPDGGKYRVMVPLANPAHEKELITLASAVAKQRGGTVVATHIITVPDQTALASAAERADEIDETSAHLLESAREDAETFGVDVETHTILSHRSFEEIFDAARTHDADLVVMGWGSDAHGSPGRVESAMDDLTQTVPCDFLVLKDRGFDPSRILLPTAGGPDSDLSAGIARMLQAEYDSEVTVLNVADDEADARAFLESWVAEHDLTDATLRPETGDVEDAIERAAGDATMLLIGATEEGLLRRLVSGSLVLDVVDDVDCSVLLAEKHRQRSLLDRLFG